The genomic segment AGGGAGCAACTTGTCCTTCTACAAATGAGAAATTTTGGATTTATTACAGAACAGCAGTATGAAGAAGCTAAAGCTGAAAAAATTCAGTTTGTAAATGGGAATATTAAAAATAAAAATGAAGAGGAACAAATTTCAACTTCAAATATTGCTCCTGAATTTACTACAATTGTATTAAGTGAAGTAAAAAAGATTCTTAAGGTTGCAGATGATGATCAGAAGTTTATATTTGACGGATATAAAATATATGCCACAGTTGATTTAAACATGCAGAATGCCGCTTATAAAGCCTTCAACAGTAATTACAACATGAGAAGACGTGAAAAATTAAATGGTGCTTTATTTTCAATTGATCCAAGTAACGGTTTCGTAAAAGCCATGGTTGGAGGAAAAAATTATAAAAAAGGTGAATTTAACAGGGCTTTAAGTGCAATGAGACAGCCCGGTTCATCATTTAAACCATTAATTTATCTTGCCGCCCTTCAGAAAAATATGAATATGAGCAATGTAATGGAAGATTCACCACTTACTACTCCAGGATGGTCTCCAAAAAACTATGACGGAAAATTTAGGGATAGTATGACTCTTGCTAAAGCATTAGAAATTTCAAACAACGTAATTCCTGTAAAACTTCTTCAATTTGTAGGTATTGATGCAGTTGAAAAAATATGGCGTGATTCAGGAGTTGTAGGTGGAAATTTCCCTAAAGATTTAACACTTGCACTAGGTTCCATAACAACAAAACCAATTGACATGGCTTTATTTTATGCAGCCCTTGCAAATGGTGGTTTCCAGGTAACTCCTCAATATATATACAAAATTGAAAATAAATTTGGTGAAATTATTTATGAGGCAAAACCTCAGAAGAAGAAAATATTTGAACCTGAAGATGTAGCAATACTTACATATATGCTTCAAAATGCAGTTAATTACGGTACAGGACAAAGTGCAAAAGTATTTAAAAATGGAAAACTTATTCCAATGGCTGGAAAAACAGGAACTACCAGTGATTATGTTTCTGCATGGTTTACAGGTTATACTCCTACCCTTGCTACAGTAGTTTATGTAGGAAATGATGATAATAAATCCATGGGTGGAGGAATGACTGGGGGAGCCGCAGCAGGTCCTATATGGAAAAACTACATGCAGTCAGTAGTAAATATTGAAAACTACAATGTCGGTTTCTTTGAGTTTATTGATGATTATATTAAAAGAAAAGACTTAACTTTAAGAGAAATTGATTTAAAAATAGGTCTTCTGGATACAGACGGTGTAGATAGGAGAACTGCTTTATTTAAAGCTGGAACTGAACCTATTGAATATGAAGGTAAATTTAAAGGCGGAATAACATATTAATTGATTGAGGGAGCTATCTCAAAAAAATAGCTCCTTCTTTTTTTATATCTAAGTAATAAAAAAATTATATTTATATTATTTACAATTTCACAATATAAATATGTTATCTATAAGCGAAATTATAATAAATAAATATAATTTTTATTTTCTATTTACATTTTTTGGATTAATTTCTTACTCTCTCAATGCTAATGGCATAGTGAAATACACAGACTTATCATCAGCTTCATCTTTTACCACTACTGAACTCTTTGAATTCAGTAATTTCAGTTCTGTCACTTTACCACCAATAATTGAAATATAATCTACCAGGAATTTAACATTTAATGAAATTTTTAAATTTTCACCTTCCTGTATTGTTGAAAGTTCTTCTTTTATCTTGGCATTTTCACTTATACCTGTAAGTATAAGTTTATTATTTTCAAAACTGAAAATACCACCATTTTTTGAATCCTTATTATCTCTAACGAATATTAATGTTCTTTTCAATACTGACAGAAAATCTTTTGTATTTAAAAGAATTTTCTTATCATGCTGGGCACTTTTCAATATTGATTTGTAATCTGGAAACTGTAATTCTATTACTCTTGTTAAAATTTCTACATTTGAAAATTTAAAAAATACTCTTGTTCCGTCAGATTTAAAGCTTATAGTTTCTTCATCTATAAGTTTCATTATTTTTATTAATCCGTCGATTGTTTTTAAAGGAATACTTACACTTAATCCTTCCTTATTCTTCTGATTTTCTTCCAGTTCCTCTTCAATGTAAGTAAGTCTGTAAGTATCAGAAGAAACAAGCTTAAGCTTATTATCTTCTATTTCAAGTCTTATACAGTTTACCGCAAGATTTTCTGCATCTGTTGAAGCTGAAATTTTTACATTTTCTATATTTGCGAGAAGTTTACTTTTTTCAAAAGTATATTCTACTCCCATTTCAAATCTTGAAGGTGTAGGATAATTTTCCGCATCATAAAGGGAAAATTCAGTATTTGTACTGTCTGTTCTTATTATAAGCTTTCCTTGTTCTTCAATTAATTCTATTTTCTCATCAGTTATCTGTTTTAAAAATTCTTCAATCAGCTTATGTTTTATTACTATTTTCCCCTCGGAATTTATCTCACCTGAGATTTCAGTATTAATTGATAATTCAAGATCTGTTCCCTTCAATATTATACAATTTTCTTTGGCCTCTATATAAATACCTGAAAGTACTTCCCTTATTTTATTTTCTGTTACTGAATTTTCAACTATCTGAATAGCTTTTAAAATTTCTTTTCTATCAACTTTAACATTAAGCATGCATAATCTCCTCCCTTTTAGTTTTATTTCGTTACAGTATTTCTTTATA from the Leptotrichia sp. oral taxon 215 str. W9775 genome contains:
- a CDS encoding transglycosylase domain-containing protein, whose protein sequence is MKNNKDTNIQEKKVLVKKRRKRRSILSFFIKLFVFFIIVGAGVVSYMIYSIKKETPTELIESYSPISPSVIYDINGNQLDTIIVENRSPISINDIPRHVQDAFLAIEDRKFRTHHGFDFVRTGRAMFLTLTGRRREGGSTLTQQLAKNAFLTPERTWIRKAKEAILAIEIERKYTKDEILENYLNTIYFGQGAYGIKNASIRYFNREPKDLTIAQAAVLASLPKSPTKYSKIENAVEREQLVLLQMRNFGFITEQQYEEAKAEKIQFVNGNIKNKNEEEQISTSNIAPEFTTIVLSEVKKILKVADDDQKFIFDGYKIYATVDLNMQNAAYKAFNSNYNMRRREKLNGALFSIDPSNGFVKAMVGGKNYKKGEFNRALSAMRQPGSSFKPLIYLAALQKNMNMSNVMEDSPLTTPGWSPKNYDGKFRDSMTLAKALEISNNVIPVKLLQFVGIDAVEKIWRDSGVVGGNFPKDLTLALGSITTKPIDMALFYAALANGGFQVTPQYIYKIENKFGEIIYEAKPQKKKIFEPEDVAILTYMLQNAVNYGTGQSAKVFKNGKLIPMAGKTGTTSDYVSAWFTGYTPTLATVVYVGNDDNKSMGGGMTGGAAAGPIWKNYMQSVVNIENYNVGFFEFIDDYIKRKDLTLREIDLKIGLLDTDGVDRRTALFKAGTEPIEYEGKFKGGITY
- the dnaN gene encoding DNA polymerase III subunit beta, whose protein sequence is MLNVKVDRKEILKAIQIVENSVTENKIREVLSGIYIEAKENCIILKGTDLELSINTEISGEINSEGKIVIKHKLIEEFLKQITDEKIELIEEQGKLIIRTDSTNTEFSLYDAENYPTPSRFEMGVEYTFEKSKLLANIENVKISASTDAENLAVNCIRLEIEDNKLKLVSSDTYRLTYIEEELEENQKNKEGLSVSIPLKTIDGLIKIMKLIDEETISFKSDGTRVFFKFSNVEILTRVIELQFPDYKSILKSAQHDKKILLNTKDFLSVLKRTLIFVRDNKDSKNGGIFSFENNKLILTGISENAKIKEELSTIQEGENLKISLNVKFLVDYISIIGGKVTELKLLNSKSSVVVKDEADDKSVYFTMPLALRE